One genomic segment of bacterium includes these proteins:
- a CDS encoding IMPACT family protein → MTPNRFRTIAEPGDAQTRVLGSRFLGTAVKVNNAVETARFIEEAKRRYHDATHWCFAVRHGVGNEQVEKSSDAGEPRGTAGVPILREIQNRDLTNCLVVVTRYFGGTKLGTGNLARAYAECAALALDTAGWVEEEITSRIHIECDYDDQSIVYHVARRFRAVVEPCSSSMRVCLLLHLPPDAVPAATAALQEESRGRILVREP, encoded by the coding sequence ATGACGCCGAACCGATTCCGAACCATCGCGGAGCCCGGCGACGCGCAGACCCGCGTGCTGGGCTCGCGCTTTCTCGGCACGGCCGTGAAAGTGAATAATGCCGTAGAAACCGCCCGCTTCATCGAGGAGGCTAAGCGACGGTATCACGACGCCACCCACTGGTGTTTCGCGGTGCGCCACGGGGTCGGAAACGAGCAGGTTGAAAAGTCAAGTGACGCGGGCGAACCGCGCGGAACCGCTGGTGTCCCCATTCTGCGGGAAATCCAGAATCGTGATTTAACCAACTGTTTGGTGGTGGTTACGCGCTACTTCGGCGGAACCAAGCTCGGAACCGGAAATCTGGCTCGCGCCTACGCCGAGTGTGCCGCTCTCGCCCTCGATACCGCCGGATGGGTCGAAGAAGAAATCACCTCTCGGATTCATATCGAGTGCGACTACGACGACCAGTCCATCGTGTATCACGTCGCGCGCCGATTCCGCGCCGTTGTTGAACCGTGTTCGTCTTCGATGCGGGTTTGCCTCCTGCTCCACTTGCCCCCCGATGCCGTTCCCGCGGCGACCGCTGCTCTGCAGGAGGAAAGTCGGGGTCGAATTCTTGTGAGAGAACCATAA
- a CDS encoding hemolysin family protein yields MDAATALILAFVLSAYYSGMETAFTSFDRILITGWIRRRRIGARVARFLGAHPARFLSTALIGTNISNVALTTLVVVLVEASDIHTAWVVVATPFAILIFAELLPKMFGYSLANLAVRWTSLPLLVSYYIFAPFRALYAPVTRPLAGRGTPGGTPWKRQDLDQILVGAEAEGAVSPEEGALLTRYLDARELKVRQIMTPRTQLVAVSRDTPPDEVRELFRTTRYNVIPVYDGDLDHVIGYVSAKQFLEPSQSLDDLIRPLHAVPESKRIVELLHEFKTEHRQAALVIDEHGGTDGFVTLKDILEELIGSVAERIDPSQPVIKRIAIGKYLVSGSAYLDDIEQISGWKPPKTEAITLSGLLSEVLGRIANVAEEIEFDKVMIRVIRRTPRRVEACLFKIKQEPSPEAEDRG; encoded by the coding sequence GTGGATGCTGCCACCGCCCTCATTCTCGCCTTTGTCTTGTCGGCCTACTATTCGGGAATGGAGACGGCGTTTACTTCATTCGACCGAATTCTGATCACCGGTTGGATTCGCCGACGCCGGATCGGTGCTCGTGTGGCACGTTTCCTCGGTGCTCACCCGGCCCGATTCCTGAGCACGGCTCTCATCGGCACCAACATCTCCAACGTGGCTCTCACCACCCTCGTGGTGGTCTTGGTCGAAGCGTCCGATATTCACACCGCCTGGGTCGTGGTGGCCACGCCCTTTGCGATTCTTATCTTCGCCGAACTCCTTCCCAAGATGTTCGGCTACTCTCTTGCCAATCTCGCGGTTCGCTGGACCTCACTGCCGCTTCTCGTTTCCTACTATATTTTCGCACCCTTTCGCGCGCTCTATGCGCCCGTGACCCGGCCCCTCGCGGGAAGGGGTACGCCCGGTGGCACTCCCTGGAAACGACAGGACCTGGATCAGATTCTGGTCGGCGCCGAAGCTGAGGGAGCCGTTTCGCCGGAAGAGGGCGCGCTGTTGACGCGCTATCTGGATGCTCGTGAGCTGAAAGTCCGGCAGATCATGACTCCCCGAACGCAACTGGTGGCCGTCAGTCGTGATACCCCGCCTGATGAAGTCCGCGAGCTGTTCCGCACCACGAGATACAACGTCATCCCGGTCTATGATGGCGATCTCGACCACGTCATCGGCTACGTGAGCGCCAAGCAGTTCCTGGAACCGTCTCAGTCACTCGATGACCTGATTCGGCCTCTCCATGCCGTCCCCGAGTCGAAGCGGATCGTAGAATTGCTGCATGAGTTCAAGACCGAGCATCGTCAGGCCGCGTTGGTGATTGATGAACATGGCGGAACCGACGGATTCGTTACGTTGAAGGATATCTTGGAGGAGCTCATCGGGTCGGTGGCTGAACGGATAGATCCAAGCCAGCCGGTTATCAAGCGAATCGCGATTGGAAAATATCTCGTCAGCGGGTCAGCCTACCTTGATGACATCGAGCAGATAAGCGGTTGGAAGCCTCCCAAGACCGAGGCTATCACTCTTTCGGGATTATTGTCGGAAGTCCTCGGACGGATCGCCAATGTGGCCGAAGAAATTGAATTTGATAAGGTTATGATTCGAGTCATCCGTCGAACCCCGCGTCGCGTAGAGGCCTGTTTATTCAAGATTAAACAAGAACCATCGCCAGAAGCCGAGGATCGTGGTTGA